Part of the Aquabacterium sp. OR-4 genome, ACCGGCGCGCCCAGCTGCGCGCCGGTGACCGAGCCGGTGACCAGTTACCCGGTGCGCATCGAAAACGGGCGCGTCTGGCTCGCCCTGGGCTGATCGGCCCCCCGGGCCTGCGGCCCGTCTGAATCAACGCCTCTTGGAGGGCCGGTCCACTGTCACGGCGCGTTGCGGCGCCGTGAGGGGTGGCTTCGTCCCGAAGCGCCACCGAGCGCGCTCATCCTGATCTCTGGAGACAGTCGCCATGCGTCAAATCGACATGCAGCGAATGGTCGATGAAGCGAGATTCAACTCGTTTCACGCCCTGGTACTTTTGTGGTGCGCCCTGATCATCGTCTTCGATGGCTACGACCTTGCCGTGGTCGGCGTGGCGCTGCCTTCCATCATGAAGGCCTACGGCGTTCAGCCCGCCAATGCCGGCTTCATGATCAGCTCCGCACTGTTCGGCATGATGTTCGGCGCGATCGCATTCGGAACGGTCGCTGATCGCATCGGGCGCCGCTGGACGATCGCTCTCTGCGTCGCGCTGTTCAGCATCTTCACCGCGGCCACCGGCCTGGCCACGACACCATGGGAATTCGCGGCTGTGCGCTTCGTGGCCGGGCTGGGCATCGGCGGCGTCATGCCCAACGTCGTGGCGCAGATGACCGAATACGCGCCCAAGCGGCTGCGCGCCACGCTGGTGACATTGATGTTCAGCGGCTACGCCGTGGGTGGCGTCATTGCAGCCCTGCTGGGCAAGGGCTTGATCGAGCAGTACGGCTGGTCGTCCGTCTTCTTTGCCGCTGGCTTTCCGGTGCTGCTGATCCCGATCATCCTCCGTGCCATGCCGGAGTCGATGGCCTTCTTGCTGGCACACCATCGCGAGGATGAACTCAAGGTCATCGCCGCACGCCTGGACCCGAGCTTCAAGCCCCAGCCGCAAGACCGGGTGCTGCTGCCGGCGGCGCAGAAGACCCAGCTGGCGCCGATCCGCATGCTGTTTCAGGACGGCCGCGGGTTCAGCACGGTCATGTTCTGGATCGCCTTCTTCACCTGCCTGTTCATGGTGTACGCGCTGAGTTCCTGGCTCACCAAGCTGATGGCTGGTGCGGGCTACAGCCTGGGCTCCGCGCTCACCTTCGTGCTGGTGCTGAACCTGGGCGCCGTGCTGGGCGCGGTGGGCGGCGGCTGGCTGGCCGACCGTTTCAACATCAAGCGGGTGCTGGCGGCGATGTATGCGCTGGCCGCGGTGTCGATCACGCTGCTGGGCCTGCGCCTGCCCACCTGGGCGCTGTTCGTGCTCGTCGCGCTGGCGGGGGCGTCGACCATCGGCACCCAGATCGTGGCCAACGCCTATGCCGGACAGTTCTATCCGATGGCCATCCGCGCCACCGGGCTGGGCTGGGCGCTGGGCATTGGCCGCAGCGGCGCCATCCTGGCGCCGATCCTGATCGGTGTTCTGGTTGGCATGAACCTGCCGCGGGAGCAGAACTTCGTCGCCATCGCCTTTCCTGCCGTCATCGGCATGGCGGCGGTGCTGTTGATCGACCACCGCCGCTCAGCTTCCCGACATCCGCATGTCATCGGGCTGGAGAGCGGCACGGTGTCCGCCTGATCCCGTTCCACGCTGTGCCCGTACAGGGCGCGAGCTCTGTCGTCCGTACCCATCACACCAACCCAGCGCCATGACCACGACCTATCTGTTTCCTCCCGCCCCCGTCGCCTCCCTGCCGATCGAAGGCCGCTCCGAGCGCTTCCCGGTCAACCGCCTGTTCTTCGTCGGCCGAAACTACCACGCGCATGCGGTGGAGATGGGCAAGCCGGTGGACAAGAGCGTCGAGCGCCCGTTCTATTTCACCAAGTCACCCAGCACCCTGGTGGAGTCGGGCGCCACCGCGGCCTACCCCAGCGAGACCAGCAACTTTCACCATGAGATGGAGCTGGTGGTGGCCATTGGCCAGCCGGGCTTTCGCGTGGCGGCCGAGCGGGCGCACGAACTGGTGTACGGCTACGCCTGCGGCCTGGACATGACCCGCCGCGACCTGCAGCTCGTGGCCCGCGACAAGGGCCGCCCGTGGGATCTGGGCAAGGACGTCGAGGGCTCGTCCGTCTGCGCGCCGATCAAACCCTTGCCCGGCGTGGTGCTGGACAAGGGCGCGCTGAGCATGAGCGTCAACGGCCAGGTGCGCCAAAAGTCGGACATCGACAAGCTGATCTGGAATATCCGCGAGCTCATCGCCGACCTGTCGCTGTTTTATCACCTGCAGCCCGGCGATCTGATCTACACCGGCACGCCAGAAGGCGTGGGTCCGGTGCTGCCGGGAGACGTGATCGAAGGATCGGTCGACGGCGTGGGCTCGGTCAAGCTGGTCGTCGGCCCGGCCGCTTGAATGCGCATGAAGCTCTACAACTTCTTTCGCAGCGGGACGTCCCATCGCCTGCGCATCGCCCTGAACCTCAAGGGCCTGTCATACGACTACGTGGCGGTGGACCTGCGTACCGAAGCGCACCTGCAGGACAGCTTCAAGGCCATCAACCCGCAGCAGCTGGTGCCCGCGCTGGCGCTGGACGACGGTGAGGTGCTGATCCAGTCGCCGGCGATCATCGAGTGGCTCGAAGAGCGCCACCCGACGCCGCCGCTGCTGCCCGCCGGCGCCGAGGACCGTGCCCGGGTGCGCGCGCTGGCAGCCATCATCGGCTGCGACATCCACCCGATCAACAACCGCCGCATCCTCGAGACCCTGCGCCGCCAGTTCGGCTGTGACGACACGGCGATCAACGCCTGGTGCGGCACCTGGATCGGCGCCGGCTTCGATGCGATCGAGGCACTGCTGTCGGCCGACACCCGGCGCGGACGCTTCTGCTTCGGCAACACGCCCGGCCTGGCCGATGTCTACCTGGTGCCGCAGGTGGAGAGCGCAAGGCGCTTTGGCGTGGAGATGTCGCGCTGGCCGCACATCGTGGCCGTGGACCGGGCCTGCGCGGAACTGCCGGCCTTTGCCGACGCTGCACCGGCGCGGCAGGTGGATGCACCCGCCAGGCCTTGAGGACGCAGTGGCCATGCCGTTCTGTGCCAGTCAGTGGCCGTGTCGCCACCAGCCATGTGTATGACAGCATAAAAGGTAACGCTATCATTCCTCGGTATTTGGAGGAACTGTGGCGCAGGGTCAATCCGGCAAGTCGAAGCAGGCCATCGAGCGCGAAGAGGGTCGTGAGGCCGCGGCGCTGTTCGCCCCGGAATCTAGGCTGGCCCGGGGGCGCAGTGGGTTGCGTCGGCCTCTTGTCTGTGTGGCGGTGCTGGCGGCCTGGGTGCTAAATGGGTGCGCAACCATAGCGCCTTCAGAGCCTGCGCGCTGGCAGGCGGCGTGGGCCAGTGCGCAGCTGGCGCATGAAGCGGCTCGGCCGGCTGACCCATCCGGCGGCGGTACCGCGGCAGTTTGGCGCGAGCCCCTCACCGGTGTCACCTTGCGCCAGGTGCTGCGCAGCAGCGCGGCCGGCAGCGCATTGCGCGTGCAGATCAGCAACGTCTTCGGGCGCAACCCGCTGGTGCTGGGCTCGGCCAGTGTGGCGCTGGCCGAGCCTGGCGAGGCGGTGGCCAGCCTCACCGGCAGCCCGCCTGCGGTCAGCCCAGCCCCGCGCGCACGCGCCGGCAGCCGGCAACTCCTGCGCTTCGGTGGCCGCACCCGCATCGAGTTGCCGCCCGGCGCTGAGGTGTGGAGTGACCCGGTGTCGCTGGCCGTGACCCGACATGCCGACCTGCTGGTGGATCTGCATCTACCATTAACCGCCGCCACACCCGCCAGCACGCATCCCGGCTCGCGCATCGAGAGCTGGGCGTTGCCCGGCGACGCCACCGCACGCGACGACTGGACCGGAGCCGCGCCGCGGGCCGGCTGGTGGTACCTCTCGGCGCTGGACGTTCGCGCAGACGGTGCGGCGCGCCAGCGCCCGGTGCTGGTGGCGACCGGCGACTCAATCACCGATGGCTACGGCGTGCCGCTGGCCAGCCACCTGCGCTGGACCGATCGGCTGTCGCAAAGGCTGGCGGCTGCGGGCATCGACGCCGCAGTGGTCAATACCGGCATCGGCGGCGGCCGCCTGCTGCGCGAAGGCCTGGGCCCGGCGCTGCTGGCACGCTGGCCGCGCGACGTGGCTGGCCGCAGCGGCATCACCCACGCCGTGGTGCTGATCGGTGTCAACGACCTCGGAGCCCAACGCCGCGCCGGCGCGGACAGCCCGCCGCAGCGCGCCGCGCTGCTGGACGAGTTGCAGCAGGCCTTGCGCTTGCTGGCCGCGCAGGCGCAGGCGCAGGGCGTGTGCCTGATCGCCGCCACGGTGCTGCCTTATGCCGGCAGCGGCTACTACCGCCCCGGTCCGGACAACGAGGCCGACCGCCAGACCCTCAACACCTGGATCCGCGGCTATCCTGGCTTTGCGGCGGTGCTGGACTTAGACGCCTGGATGCAGGATCCGCAGGCGCCGGCACGCTTGCGCGCCGATCTGGACATCGGCGATGGCCTGCACCCCTCGATGGCCGGCTACCAGGCCATGGCCGATGCCTTTCCACTGCCGCTGCTGCAGCGGCGCTGTGGCCCGTCGCTCCCCTGAGCCTGTGACGGGCGGCGGCCGCCCATTTCGCACCTGCTGGTTCGACGGGGCCGGGATCCAGGCGACGCCCATCCAATGAGCCCGGGACGGCAACCATCCCCGGCACCTGGCACCGCCGCCATTCAGCGCTTCGGCGCGGCCTCCACGCCGGACACGCCGCCACGGCCGGCGGCAGACGATCGCCCTGGATGCGAATGGCTGTCACGGCGGCGTTCAGCTGCTGCAGCTACTGCGCGCTGAATGAGAGGGCCGCGGCCCCCGGCCGATCAGGTCCCTGGCGGTACTGGCCACATCCTCGATGGGCACGTTAGGGGCCACGCGGTGCTGGACCGGCACGTCAATACGGTCGGTGCGCAAACTCCGAAGATGAGCGTCCACCATCCGCCGGATGTGCTCGGGCTGGCTGTTGCAGCCGCCCGACTGGCGCGCGCTGGTGCCGGGGTCGATGTCAAAGCCGAACTTGGTCCCCAACACCATCTGGTCGCGGATGCCCTGCAGCGCCTCGCCGATGAACTTTTCCGACAGGAAGGGGCGATAGGCCTCGGCCGTTTCGATCAGCGTGAAGCCCATGGTCCATGGCCTGGCGGATCAGGCGGATGGCGGCCAGGCGATCGAAGCGGCTGCTGTACGAATCGACCACCACACCCGGCGCCGCGATGGGCCGTCACTGGCAGCCCAGCCCCACCGGGAAGACCTCCTGCGGCCCGAGCCGGGGCCGCGCCACGGCTTCGGCCTGCACGCCGTGCTCGCGCAGGAAGGCCACGCTCTCTTCCTGTTGGTGGAAGGGGTGGACCTCCATCTGGTTGACCGCCGGCTTCACCGTGTTGAACAACGTGATGTCCATCAGCCAGTCCGGGTGTAAGTTGCTGACCCCGATGGTGCGCAACTTGCCGGCCCGGTAGGCCTCTTCCATGGCGCGCCAGGCGCCATGCACATCGCCAATGGGCTGGTGGATCAGGTACAGGTCGAGGTGGTCCAGCTGCAGGCGGCGCAGCGAGGCATCGATGGCTTTGGTGGTGCGCTCGTAGCCCACGTCCTGCACCCAGAGCTTGCTGGTGACGAACAGCTCGTCGCGCGCCACGCCGCTGCGGCGCAGGCCCTGGCCCACGGCCACCTCGTTCGGGTACGAGGCGGCGGTGTCGATCAGGCGGGAGCCCGCGGCGATGGCGTCAACGACGCTGCGCTCACCCTCGGCGGGGGCAGCAACTTCCACCCGGACCGGTACAGCTATTTCGTCTACTACGGCAGCCGCACCGCCCAGCCGGCGCGCGTGCGGGCCTTCGTGGACCTGGCGGTGGAGCGGCTCGTCGACAACCGCGAGTTCGTGCTGAGCGCGCGTGAACTGAAAGCCGCAGCGCGATCCAGGATCCCGCTGGCCGGCTGAGCATCGGCCGCTTGCCACTTGCCGTGGGTACGGCCAAGACGGGACCGCCAGTGAAGATGTCTCGGGTGCTTTGCGATCGCGAGGGTCTGCCTCGTCCACATACCGCTATGAGCCGAGAGCAGGATCGACAGGTTCCAATTGGCCCTTGACTAGACATAATGATCATCGTCACGGCCGAGAATGCATGGGCCAAGTTCTAGACGATCCAGGCGGTGCTTGACCGGATGCTTCGCGTGGGCCAGGCGGCCGAGCGGCTGGGGGTCAGCCTGCGGCAAGTCGAACGCATGCTGCTGCGCTGCCCCGCGCCGCGCAAGACGCTGCGGGGCGGGTCTCGCGCCGGCGCGGCCGGCCGAGCAAGCACCAGCTCGAACCCGGCCTGGCCGCCAAGGCCATCGCACAGGTGCGCCAAGGCTACGCCGACTTCGGCCCCGCGCTGGCCCGCGAGAAGCTGCTGGAGTGCCGTGGCCTGGCCCTTGGCCAGGAGACGCTGCAGCACTTGATGGCGGACGCCTGACCGCCGGCGCAATCCCTCCAACCGCATCTCTCGGTCTCGAACCGGCGCAGTCGACCCAGAGGATGCATTGAACCCGTCCCGTCAACACCGCAAGCGACGCTGCTGGCGGCAAGTTCGGTCAGAGGGATCGCACCACGCCATACAGCGCCGGGCTGCCGCTGCAGGCCTCGGTTTCGCTGAGCTTGCGGAACGCTGGGTCGCCGACCGCCGCCTGGAAGGCCGCCGGCGATGCCCACTGCGCCACGTTGATGAGTTGGAGCCGGGCGTCGGGGCGCAGAGCGCGGTGAAGCCGCGTGGAAACGAAGCCGGGCCGCTGCGAGAGGAACGCGGCCGCGCGGTCCCACACGGCAAGGCACTCGGTTTCCCGACCAGGCAGAACCTCGAAGGTGTTGATCAGCACCACACCCTCGCTTGCCGGCGGCTGTGCCGACGATGGCACAGCGTGAAGGAGCGCGACCACGATAGACGTGGCGGCAATGGCGCGCAGGGACAGTGACATGGCAATCTCCAGCAAGAGTCAATGATGACAACCAGTTTCCATTGTTGGCAACCGGTTGTCAACCGTGCACTCGCAAGAACGTGACAACCAGTTGCCAGTGGTGGAAACTCGTTGTCATGAACAGTCGACAACCAAACCCGGCAGGGACCGGGGCCACAACCATCACCAACCTGGCGCTGGCGGTGTTCCGCCTCAACGGCGTGCTGCTGAACTGGGGTGACCGGCTGGTTGCACCGCTCGGACTGACCAGCGCACGCTGGCAGATGCTGGGTGCCGTCGCCTTGGCCGGCGTACCCCTGACGGCCCCGCAGTTGAGCGAGGCCATGGGCGTCACGCGCCAGGGCGCGCAGAAGCAGCTCAACTTGCTGCTCGAGCAGGGGCTTGTCGATGTGAGCCCAAACCCGGGGCACAGGCGGTCTCCGCTCTACGCCCTCACGCCACAGGGTTTGGCTCTGTATCGGAAGGCCGACGCAATCTGGAATGCGCAGGCCTCTCAACTGGCCGCACTGATACCGGCCTCGCAAGCCAGCGCAGCTGCTCGCGCGCTCGAGTCCATGCTGCAAGCGCTCCAGGTCGCCAACGGCTCGGTCGAGGTCGAATAGCGATCAAACACCGACAGCGATCCGAAGAAAAGCGCGACACGATGGGGCCAGCCGGAAGAACGCGACAGAACATCGTGTGCCGTCTGGGCAGCCCGTCAACGGTGAGGGCGCGCTCCTACAACGCGCTGGTATCGAGCGCCCATGTCAAGCGGCCGGAAGGCATGCGATCACCCTTTCTCGGCAACGTTGCCTGCGGCAGCAAGCGGCCAGAAGGCCAGCGGCCGCAGCAGCCAGGGTCGCCAGCTCAAGGTGAAGGTCACGGTCAACGCCGCCGCCGCCAGCGTCATCACCCACACCAGGGCGGCCATCGTCGGGTGGTCGGCACGCAAGCAGGCCAGCAGCGACAGCAGCAGGGCCACCACACCCAGGCTGCGCAACAGGCGCGGCGGCGGCAGCGGCCCGGCGGGTCGCACCTGCCGACCATGCGGCTCCATGGCCAGGGCCAGCCAGGTGAAGCCGGCCACGCAGCCGGCATAGGCCAGCAAACACCACAGCAGTTTCATCGTCGGCACCTCAACCACGGCTGGCGGTGGCCGCCATGCCGGGCGACGCCGCAGCCTCGGCGCCCGGCGCTGCGGGGGTCGCGCGGGCCTGCTGGCTGCGCCCGGCATCGAGGCCCTGCTCGCGTCGGCGCAGCTTGCGCGTGGCCAGCAGCGCCACAGCGGCGCTGGCCAGCAGCACCAGATCGAAACCGGCCACCGGCCAGTAGCCCTGCCCCAGCGACTTCAGCAGATGGTCGCCCGTGGTGGCCCAGTTCAGCAGCACCGCCAGCACGGCCAGCGCGGCCACGGCCCAGCACTGCTCGCGCCAGGCCGGCGCCATGTGCGCCTGCTGCACCGGCGCCGTGCGCCAGAAGGCATGGGCCATGGCCAGCAGCCAGGCCAGCCAGAACCCGTAGGCCTGCCAGTCGTTGCGCTGCGCCAGGCCGGCCGGCAGCACCCGGTTGACGATCAGGAGGGCCAGCGTGGCGATCAGCATGCCGGTCACCGTGGTCACCGCCAGGGCATCCACGACACGGCTGCCGCCGACGCCGTCGCGCGCGTGCTGCTTCTTGCGCTTCTCGACGAAGAAGATGAACCCGGTGGCGATGCACACGCAGCCTGACAGTCCGCCCAGCACATACAGCCAGCGCAGCGGCCAGTGCTCGAAGTGCTGCAGGTGCAGGCCGGTGAGGAACTCGTTGATGCCGGCCACGGCGGTGGGCGGGGGGTCTTCGCGCAGCACCCGGCCCGTGGCGGCCTGGAAGTGCACGCCCTGCCCCACCAGCGCAACGCGGTCACTGCCGGCGCGAAACACGCTGACATAGCCGTTTGCATCGCCCACGTGCTCCATGAACAGCAGACCGACTTCACCTGGCATGCCGCGCTGCGCCCAGCGGCGCTTGGCTTCGACCACCATCGCATCGACCGACGCCAGCGGTGCCGCCACGCCGGCCGCCTGGTGCGGCAGCCCGGTGCGCGCTGCCTCGGCGGCTTCGTGCGCCTGGGCCAGCGGCCGCAGCAGCGTGCCGCCCACCGGCAGGTAGATGCTGGCAAAGATCACCAGGCCGGTGAAGGCAAAGAAGAAGTGAAAGGGCAGCGCCACCACGCCGGTCAGGTTGTGCAGGTCCAGCGCGCTGCGCTGGGTATGCTTGTTCGGGCGGAAGGTGAAGAACTCGCGAAAGATCTTGCGGTGCATCACCACGCCGCTGACCAGCGCCGCCAGCATCGCCAGCGCGGCCAGGCCGACGATCCAGTAGCCCAGGTCCTTCCAGTGCAGATGCAGGCTGTAGTGCATCGGGTAGAAGAACTCGCTGCCTACCTTCAGCGGGTTGCCCGGCAGCAGGCTGCCGTTGCGCGGATCGATGGTGACATCGCCGCCGATGTGGTTGTGGGCCTGCGGATCCTTCGGGCTGGGCACGCCGAAGTCGGCGCCCATGCGCAGCACCGGGTCGCGGTGCGTGGTGTAGGCCCAGTACTGCTCGGCCTTCAGGCTGGCGCGCGGCGGCAGTCCGCCCTGGGCCAGCGCGGCCGGGTCCATCAGCCGCGTCATCTCGTCGGCATAGCGCTCGGCGTCGGGCTGCAGGCTGGCGAAGATCGGCTGCAGCACCCGATCAAACGAAGGCATGGGCTGCGGCTGGAAGCGCGTCTCGGGGATCGCCCAGCGGTCGATCTCGCGATCAAACACCGACAGCGAGCCGAAGAAGAAGCAGGCCATCAGCACATAGCCCAGCACCAGTCCGAACCAGGTGTGCAGCCAGGCCATCGAGAGGCGGAAATTGGAAAACATCGCGGGGCTCCTCGATCGGGTCAGGTCAGGGACGACTGCAGCAGCCAGCCGGCACCAGTCATCAGCAGCGCGCCGCCCGCCAGCACCGTCCAGACCCGCCACAGGCTCCG contains:
- a CDS encoding MFS transporter, with translation MRQIDMQRMVDEARFNSFHALVLLWCALIIVFDGYDLAVVGVALPSIMKAYGVQPANAGFMISSALFGMMFGAIAFGTVADRIGRRWTIALCVALFSIFTAATGLATTPWEFAAVRFVAGLGIGGVMPNVVAQMTEYAPKRLRATLVTLMFSGYAVGGVIAALLGKGLIEQYGWSSVFFAAGFPVLLIPIILRAMPESMAFLLAHHREDELKVIAARLDPSFKPQPQDRVLLPAAQKTQLAPIRMLFQDGRGFSTVMFWIAFFTCLFMVYALSSWLTKLMAGAGYSLGSALTFVLVLNLGAVLGAVGGGWLADRFNIKRVLAAMYALAAVSITLLGLRLPTWALFVLVALAGASTIGTQIVANAYAGQFYPMAIRATGLGWALGIGRSGAILAPILIGVLVGMNLPREQNFVAIAFPAVIGMAAVLLIDHRRSASRHPHVIGLESGTVSA
- a CDS encoding fumarylacetoacetate hydrolase family protein, whose amino-acid sequence is MTTTYLFPPAPVASLPIEGRSERFPVNRLFFVGRNYHAHAVEMGKPVDKSVERPFYFTKSPSTLVESGATAAYPSETSNFHHEMELVVAIGQPGFRVAAERAHELVYGYACGLDMTRRDLQLVARDKGRPWDLGKDVEGSSVCAPIKPLPGVVLDKGALSMSVNGQVRQKSDIDKLIWNIRELIADLSLFYHLQPGDLIYTGTPEGVGPVLPGDVIEGSVDGVGSVKLVVGPAA
- the maiA gene encoding maleylacetoacetate isomerase, which gives rise to MKLYNFFRSGTSHRLRIALNLKGLSYDYVAVDLRTEAHLQDSFKAINPQQLVPALALDDGEVLIQSPAIIEWLEERHPTPPLLPAGAEDRARVRALAAIIGCDIHPINNRRILETLRRQFGCDDTAINAWCGTWIGAGFDAIEALLSADTRRGRFCFGNTPGLADVYLVPQVESARRFGVEMSRWPHIVAVDRACAELPAFADAAPARQVDAPARP
- a CDS encoding GDSL-type esterase/lipase family protein — encoded protein: MLRSSAAGSALRVQISNVFGRNPLVLGSASVALAEPGEAVASLTGSPPAVSPAPRARAGSRQLLRFGGRTRIELPPGAEVWSDPVSLAVTRHADLLVDLHLPLTAATPASTHPGSRIESWALPGDATARDDWTGAAPRAGWWYLSALDVRADGAARQRPVLVATGDSITDGYGVPLASHLRWTDRLSQRLAAAGIDAAVVNTGIGGGRLLREGLGPALLARWPRDVAGRSGITHAVVLIGVNDLGAQRRAGADSPPQRAALLDELQQALRLLAAQAQAQGVCLIAATVLPYAGSGYYRPGPDNEADRQTLNTWIRGYPGFAAVLDLDAWMQDPQAPARLRADLDIGDGLHPSMAGYQAMADAFPLPLLQRRCGPSLP
- a CDS encoding aldo/keto reductase, giving the protein MGFTLIETAEAYRPFLSEKFIGEALQGIRDQMVLGTKFGFDIDPGTSARQSGGCNSQPEHIRRMVDAHLRSLRTDRIDVPVQHRVAPNVPIEDVASTARDLIGRGPRPSHSARSSCSS
- a CDS encoding antibiotic biosynthesis monooxygenase family protein, with protein sequence MSLSLRAIAATSIVVALLHAVPSSAQPPASEGVVLINTFEVLPGRETECLAVWDRAAAFLSQRPGFVSTRLHRALRPDARLQLINVAQWASPAAFQAAVGDPAFRKLSETEACSGSPALYGVVRSL
- a CDS encoding MarR family winged helix-turn-helix transcriptional regulator, encoding MNSRQPNPAGTGATTITNLALAVFRLNGVLLNWGDRLVAPLGLTSARWQMLGAVALAGVPLTAPQLSEAMGVTRQGAQKQLNLLLEQGLVDVSPNPGHRRSPLYALTPQGLALYRKADAIWNAQASQLAALIPASQASAAARALESMLQALQVANGSVEVE
- a CDS encoding DUF3325 domain-containing protein — translated: MKLLWCLLAYAGCVAGFTWLALAMEPHGRQVRPAGPLPPPRLLRSLGVVALLLSLLACLRADHPTMAALVWVMTLAAAALTVTFTLSWRPWLLRPLAFWPLAAAGNVAEKG
- a CDS encoding PepSY-associated TM helix domain-containing protein gives rise to the protein MFSNFRLSMAWLHTWFGLVLGYVLMACFFFGSLSVFDREIDRWAIPETRFQPQPMPSFDRVLQPIFASLQPDAERYADEMTRLMDPAALAQGGLPPRASLKAEQYWAYTTHRDPVLRMGADFGVPSPKDPQAHNHIGGDVTIDPRNGSLLPGNPLKVGSEFFYPMHYSLHLHWKDLGYWIVGLAALAMLAALVSGVVMHRKIFREFFTFRPNKHTQRSALDLHNLTGVVALPFHFFFAFTGLVIFASIYLPVGGTLLRPLAQAHEAAEAARTGLPHQAAGVAAPLASVDAMVVEAKRRWAQRGMPGEVGLLFMEHVGDANGYVSVFRAGSDRVALVGQGVHFQAATGRVLREDPPPTAVAGINEFLTGLHLQHFEHWPLRWLYVLGGLSGCVCIATGFIFFVEKRKKQHARDGVGGSRVVDALAVTTVTGMLIATLALLIVNRVLPAGLAQRNDWQAYGFWLAWLLAMAHAFWRTAPVQQAHMAPAWREQCWAVAALAVLAVLLNWATTGDHLLKSLGQGYWPVAGFDLVLLASAAVALLATRKLRRREQGLDAGRSQQARATPAAPGAEAAASPGMAATASRG